The following are encoded together in the Synchiropus splendidus isolate RoL2022-P1 chromosome 7, RoL_Sspl_1.0, whole genome shotgun sequence genome:
- the rabl6b gene encoding rab-like protein 6 isoform X2, with protein MFSALKKLVGSEPGQLRDKNIPAGLQSMNQSLQRRFAKGVQYNMKIVIRGDRNTGKSTLWHRLQGKKFVEEYIPTQEIQATSIHWNYKTTDDVVKVEVWDVVDKGQKHPLPEGVGKGKRRGENLKLENEPQESDEVALDAEFLDVYKNCNGVIMMFDITKQWTFSYILRELPKVPTHVPVCVLGNHRDMGEHRVILPDDIRDLIAGLNRPMGSSYIHYAESSMKNGFGLKYLHRFFNIPFLQLQRETLLRQLETNQLDMDATLEELTVQQETEDQNYDIFLENLETRSKGYGSPGAANGQSPSSGSQSPIVPPSGASTGSSSPSTPQPPIPCQALPQSPFTTASTASPPPPAPAAVRAASPTSELKSSAQSPEHLQSSASAASAPQKRSFMSRWFGSSAATEAPATAQDEAPAPVCPTTVRSVDDFVPDERLDKSFLEDSQPSKTKPQPPVTVDSDSDNEDRGNPMVSAFQDELDPDDTVPSLPLSKSLPPSKDITLTSDEEDGAPVITRDQDLDSEPDFKAPVIHQTKAKVSSRAVEPRAASISLTLTPAAEQPGRPHEKKSSPSRAEDSDTDPEAPVAQQMLSFVMDDPDFESEASDTPKVVKSTFPVRDELLSDLSDDEEKLVKVPEPMKPSSISFKHKDDADLFGLGFSEEVRAAKESSEEQEEKEGKHSSKDKKKKKKKSKEEEEDKSKKKHKHRKKEKDEAGAAEAKEKKKKKSRSKKTDVDELEDFLGGGTGTVKRDDGDYEEL; from the exons ATGTTCTCGGCTTTGAAGAAGCTAGTGGGTTCTGAGCCGGGCCAGCTCAGGGATAAGAACATCCCTGCTGGCCTGCAGTCCATGAACCAAAGTCTGCAGAGACGCTTCGCAAAAGGCGTCCAGTACAACA TGAAAATAGTCATCCGGGGCGACAGGAACACTGGCAAGAGCACTTTATGGCACCGACTGCAGGGGAAGAAGTTTGTCGAGGAGTACATTCCCACTCAGGAGATCCAGGCCACCAGTATCCACTGGAATTATAAAA CGACTGATGATGTGGTCAAGGTGGAAGTGTGGGACGTGGTAGACAAGG GCCAAAAACACCCTCTTCCTGAAGGTGTAG GTAAAGGCAAAAGGCGCGGCGAGAATCTGAAACTGGAAAATGAGCCGCAAGAG TCAGATGAAGTTGCGCTGGACGCTGAGTTCCTGGATGTGTACAAGAACTGCAATGGTGTGATCATGATGTTTGACATCACCAAGCAGTG GACATTCAGCTACATTCTGAGGGAGCTGCCCAAAGTGCCCACACATGTACCTGTGTGTGTACTGGGAAACCACAGGGACATGGGAGAACATCGGGTCATCCTGCCAGATGACATTCGAGACTTGATTGCTGGACTCAACAG GCCGATGGGATCGTCCTATATCCACTATGCCGAGTCGTCAATGAAGAACGGATTTGGTTTGAAGTACCTGCACAGGTTCTTCAACATCCCCTTTCTTCAGCTCCAG AGGGAGACGCTGTTGAGGCAGCTTGAAACCAACCAACTGGACATGGACGCCACTCTGGAAGAGCTCACTGTACAGCAGGAAACTGAAGACCAAAACTATGACAT TTTCCTGGAAAATCTGGAAACTCGCAGCAAAGGCTATGGCTCCCCGGGTGCAGCCAACGGTCAGAGCCCCTCCTCTGGCTCACAGTCTCCCATCGTGCCTCCCAGCGGGGCTTCCACGGGCAGTTCCAGTCCTAGCACTCCTCAACCTCCGATCCCATGCCAGGCACTCCCTCAGTCACCATTCACAACAGCATCCaccgcctctcctcctcctccggctccAGCAGCAGTCAGAGCAGCTTCCCCGACTTCTGAATTGAAATCCTCAGCCCAGTCGCCCGAGCACCTCCAGTCCAGCGCTTCAGCTGCATCAGCCCCACAGAAACGCAGCTTCATGTCTCGCTGGTTTGGTTCCTCTGCTGCTACTGAGGCTCCTGCCACAGCACAAG ATGAGGCCCCAGCTCCCGTGTGCCCTACTACTGTTCGCAGTGTGGATGATTTTGTTCCAGATGAGAGGCTGGACAAGAGTTTCCTGGAAGACAGTCAACCTTCCAAAACCAAGCCTCAGCCACCTGTGACTGTGGACAGTGACAG TGATAATGAGGACAGAGGGAACCCCATGGTGTCAGCTTTCCAAGACGAGTTGGATCCGGATGACACTGTCCCCAGCCTCCCTCTGTCCAAATCTCTGCCGCCAAGTAAAGACATAACTCTGACCAGTGACGAAGAGGACGGTGCACCGGTCATCACAAGGGACCAGGACCTGGACAGTGAACCTGATTTCAAAGC TCCCGTGATCCATCAGACCAAAGCAAAGGTATCTTCTAGAGCTGTGGAGCCCAGAGCCGCGTCCATCTCCCTCACCCTGACTCCAGCGGCAGAACAGCCTGGGAGACCACATGAGAAGAAGAGCAGTCCGTCACGAGCTGAGGATTCAGACACTGACCCCGAGGCACCGGTGGCACAGCAGATGCTCTCCTTTGTGATGGATGATCCTGACTTTGAGTCTGAAGCCTCTGACACTCCTAAAGTAGTTAAG TCCACCTTCCCAGTCCGGGACGAGCTGCTGTCCGACCTCTCTGATGACGAGGAAAAGTTGGTGAAGGTCCCAGAGCCGATGAAGCCATCGTCCATCTCTTTCAAACACAAGGACGACGCAGATCTGTTTGGACTCGGCTTCTCAGAGGAAGTCCGCGCAGCTAAAGAGAGCAGCGAGGAGCAGGAAG AGAAAGAAGGCAAGCATTCCTCcaaagacaagaagaaaaagaagaagaagagcaaagaG gaggaggaggacaagagtaagaagaaacacaaacacaggaaaaaGGAGAAGGACGAGGCGGGCGCTGCCGAggcaaaggagaagaagaagaagaagtcccGGAGCAAGAAAACGGACGTGGACGAGCTGGAGGACTTTCTGGGTGGAGGGACGGGAACCGTCAAACGAGACGACGGCGACTACGAGGAACTATAA
- the rabl6b gene encoding rab-like protein 6 isoform X1, translated as MFSALKKLVGSEPGQLRDKNIPAGLQSMNQSLQRRFAKGVQYNMKIVIRGDRNTGKSTLWHRLQGKKFVEEYIPTQEIQATSIHWNYKMAPYQATDDVVKVEVWDVVDKGQKHPLPEGVGKGKRRGENLKLENEPQESDEVALDAEFLDVYKNCNGVIMMFDITKQWTFSYILRELPKVPTHVPVCVLGNHRDMGEHRVILPDDIRDLIAGLNRPMGSSYIHYAESSMKNGFGLKYLHRFFNIPFLQLQRETLLRQLETNQLDMDATLEELTVQQETEDQNYDIFLENLETRSKGYGSPGAANGQSPSSGSQSPIVPPSGASTGSSSPSTPQPPIPCQALPQSPFTTASTASPPPPAPAAVRAASPTSELKSSAQSPEHLQSSASAASAPQKRSFMSRWFGSSAATEAPATAQDEAPAPVCPTTVRSVDDFVPDERLDKSFLEDSQPSKTKPQPPVTVDSDSDNEDRGNPMVSAFQDELDPDDTVPSLPLSKSLPPSKDITLTSDEEDGAPVITRDQDLDSEPDFKAPVIHQTKAKVSSRAVEPRAASISLTLTPAAEQPGRPHEKKSSPSRAEDSDTDPEAPVAQQMLSFVMDDPDFESEASDTPKVVKSTFPVRDELLSDLSDDEEKLVKVPEPMKPSSISFKHKDDADLFGLGFSEEVRAAKESSEEQEEKEGKHSSKDKKKKKKKSKEEEEDKSKKKHKHRKKEKDEAGAAEAKEKKKKKSRSKKTDVDELEDFLGGGTGTVKRDDGDYEEL; from the exons ATGTTCTCGGCTTTGAAGAAGCTAGTGGGTTCTGAGCCGGGCCAGCTCAGGGATAAGAACATCCCTGCTGGCCTGCAGTCCATGAACCAAAGTCTGCAGAGACGCTTCGCAAAAGGCGTCCAGTACAACA TGAAAATAGTCATCCGGGGCGACAGGAACACTGGCAAGAGCACTTTATGGCACCGACTGCAGGGGAAGAAGTTTGTCGAGGAGTACATTCCCACTCAGGAGATCCAGGCCACCAGTATCCACTGGAATTATAAAA TGGCTCCATACCAAG CGACTGATGATGTGGTCAAGGTGGAAGTGTGGGACGTGGTAGACAAGG GCCAAAAACACCCTCTTCCTGAAGGTGTAG GTAAAGGCAAAAGGCGCGGCGAGAATCTGAAACTGGAAAATGAGCCGCAAGAG TCAGATGAAGTTGCGCTGGACGCTGAGTTCCTGGATGTGTACAAGAACTGCAATGGTGTGATCATGATGTTTGACATCACCAAGCAGTG GACATTCAGCTACATTCTGAGGGAGCTGCCCAAAGTGCCCACACATGTACCTGTGTGTGTACTGGGAAACCACAGGGACATGGGAGAACATCGGGTCATCCTGCCAGATGACATTCGAGACTTGATTGCTGGACTCAACAG GCCGATGGGATCGTCCTATATCCACTATGCCGAGTCGTCAATGAAGAACGGATTTGGTTTGAAGTACCTGCACAGGTTCTTCAACATCCCCTTTCTTCAGCTCCAG AGGGAGACGCTGTTGAGGCAGCTTGAAACCAACCAACTGGACATGGACGCCACTCTGGAAGAGCTCACTGTACAGCAGGAAACTGAAGACCAAAACTATGACAT TTTCCTGGAAAATCTGGAAACTCGCAGCAAAGGCTATGGCTCCCCGGGTGCAGCCAACGGTCAGAGCCCCTCCTCTGGCTCACAGTCTCCCATCGTGCCTCCCAGCGGGGCTTCCACGGGCAGTTCCAGTCCTAGCACTCCTCAACCTCCGATCCCATGCCAGGCACTCCCTCAGTCACCATTCACAACAGCATCCaccgcctctcctcctcctccggctccAGCAGCAGTCAGAGCAGCTTCCCCGACTTCTGAATTGAAATCCTCAGCCCAGTCGCCCGAGCACCTCCAGTCCAGCGCTTCAGCTGCATCAGCCCCACAGAAACGCAGCTTCATGTCTCGCTGGTTTGGTTCCTCTGCTGCTACTGAGGCTCCTGCCACAGCACAAG ATGAGGCCCCAGCTCCCGTGTGCCCTACTACTGTTCGCAGTGTGGATGATTTTGTTCCAGATGAGAGGCTGGACAAGAGTTTCCTGGAAGACAGTCAACCTTCCAAAACCAAGCCTCAGCCACCTGTGACTGTGGACAGTGACAG TGATAATGAGGACAGAGGGAACCCCATGGTGTCAGCTTTCCAAGACGAGTTGGATCCGGATGACACTGTCCCCAGCCTCCCTCTGTCCAAATCTCTGCCGCCAAGTAAAGACATAACTCTGACCAGTGACGAAGAGGACGGTGCACCGGTCATCACAAGGGACCAGGACCTGGACAGTGAACCTGATTTCAAAGC TCCCGTGATCCATCAGACCAAAGCAAAGGTATCTTCTAGAGCTGTGGAGCCCAGAGCCGCGTCCATCTCCCTCACCCTGACTCCAGCGGCAGAACAGCCTGGGAGACCACATGAGAAGAAGAGCAGTCCGTCACGAGCTGAGGATTCAGACACTGACCCCGAGGCACCGGTGGCACAGCAGATGCTCTCCTTTGTGATGGATGATCCTGACTTTGAGTCTGAAGCCTCTGACACTCCTAAAGTAGTTAAG TCCACCTTCCCAGTCCGGGACGAGCTGCTGTCCGACCTCTCTGATGACGAGGAAAAGTTGGTGAAGGTCCCAGAGCCGATGAAGCCATCGTCCATCTCTTTCAAACACAAGGACGACGCAGATCTGTTTGGACTCGGCTTCTCAGAGGAAGTCCGCGCAGCTAAAGAGAGCAGCGAGGAGCAGGAAG AGAAAGAAGGCAAGCATTCCTCcaaagacaagaagaaaaagaagaagaagagcaaagaG gaggaggaggacaagagtaagaagaaacacaaacacaggaaaaaGGAGAAGGACGAGGCGGGCGCTGCCGAggcaaaggagaagaagaagaagaagtcccGGAGCAAGAAAACGGACGTGGACGAGCTGGAGGACTTTCTGGGTGGAGGGACGGGAACCGTCAAACGAGACGACGGCGACTACGAGGAACTATAA
- the rabl6b gene encoding rab-like protein 6 isoform X3, which produces MFSALKKLVGSEPGQLRDKNIPAGLQSMNQSLQRRFAKGVQYNMKIVIRGDRNTGKSTLWHRLQGKKFVEEYIPTQEIQATSIHWNYKMAPYQATDDVVKVEVWDVVDKGKGKRRGENLKLENEPQESDEVALDAEFLDVYKNCNGVIMMFDITKQWTFSYILRELPKVPTHVPVCVLGNHRDMGEHRVILPDDIRDLIAGLNRPMGSSYIHYAESSMKNGFGLKYLHRFFNIPFLQLQRETLLRQLETNQLDMDATLEELTVQQETEDQNYDIFLENLETRSKGYGSPGAANGQSPSSGSQSPIVPPSGASTGSSSPSTPQPPIPCQALPQSPFTTASTASPPPPAPAAVRAASPTSELKSSAQSPEHLQSSASAASAPQKRSFMSRWFGSSAATEAPATAQDEAPAPVCPTTVRSVDDFVPDERLDKSFLEDSQPSKTKPQPPVTVDSDSDNEDRGNPMVSAFQDELDPDDTVPSLPLSKSLPPSKDITLTSDEEDGAPVITRDQDLDSEPDFKAPVIHQTKAKVSSRAVEPRAASISLTLTPAAEQPGRPHEKKSSPSRAEDSDTDPEAPVAQQMLSFVMDDPDFESEASDTPKVVKSTFPVRDELLSDLSDDEEKLVKVPEPMKPSSISFKHKDDADLFGLGFSEEVRAAKESSEEQEEKEGKHSSKDKKKKKKKSKEEEEDKSKKKHKHRKKEKDEAGAAEAKEKKKKKSRSKKTDVDELEDFLGGGTGTVKRDDGDYEEL; this is translated from the exons ATGTTCTCGGCTTTGAAGAAGCTAGTGGGTTCTGAGCCGGGCCAGCTCAGGGATAAGAACATCCCTGCTGGCCTGCAGTCCATGAACCAAAGTCTGCAGAGACGCTTCGCAAAAGGCGTCCAGTACAACA TGAAAATAGTCATCCGGGGCGACAGGAACACTGGCAAGAGCACTTTATGGCACCGACTGCAGGGGAAGAAGTTTGTCGAGGAGTACATTCCCACTCAGGAGATCCAGGCCACCAGTATCCACTGGAATTATAAAA TGGCTCCATACCAAG CGACTGATGATGTGGTCAAGGTGGAAGTGTGGGACGTGGTAGACAAGG GTAAAGGCAAAAGGCGCGGCGAGAATCTGAAACTGGAAAATGAGCCGCAAGAG TCAGATGAAGTTGCGCTGGACGCTGAGTTCCTGGATGTGTACAAGAACTGCAATGGTGTGATCATGATGTTTGACATCACCAAGCAGTG GACATTCAGCTACATTCTGAGGGAGCTGCCCAAAGTGCCCACACATGTACCTGTGTGTGTACTGGGAAACCACAGGGACATGGGAGAACATCGGGTCATCCTGCCAGATGACATTCGAGACTTGATTGCTGGACTCAACAG GCCGATGGGATCGTCCTATATCCACTATGCCGAGTCGTCAATGAAGAACGGATTTGGTTTGAAGTACCTGCACAGGTTCTTCAACATCCCCTTTCTTCAGCTCCAG AGGGAGACGCTGTTGAGGCAGCTTGAAACCAACCAACTGGACATGGACGCCACTCTGGAAGAGCTCACTGTACAGCAGGAAACTGAAGACCAAAACTATGACAT TTTCCTGGAAAATCTGGAAACTCGCAGCAAAGGCTATGGCTCCCCGGGTGCAGCCAACGGTCAGAGCCCCTCCTCTGGCTCACAGTCTCCCATCGTGCCTCCCAGCGGGGCTTCCACGGGCAGTTCCAGTCCTAGCACTCCTCAACCTCCGATCCCATGCCAGGCACTCCCTCAGTCACCATTCACAACAGCATCCaccgcctctcctcctcctccggctccAGCAGCAGTCAGAGCAGCTTCCCCGACTTCTGAATTGAAATCCTCAGCCCAGTCGCCCGAGCACCTCCAGTCCAGCGCTTCAGCTGCATCAGCCCCACAGAAACGCAGCTTCATGTCTCGCTGGTTTGGTTCCTCTGCTGCTACTGAGGCTCCTGCCACAGCACAAG ATGAGGCCCCAGCTCCCGTGTGCCCTACTACTGTTCGCAGTGTGGATGATTTTGTTCCAGATGAGAGGCTGGACAAGAGTTTCCTGGAAGACAGTCAACCTTCCAAAACCAAGCCTCAGCCACCTGTGACTGTGGACAGTGACAG TGATAATGAGGACAGAGGGAACCCCATGGTGTCAGCTTTCCAAGACGAGTTGGATCCGGATGACACTGTCCCCAGCCTCCCTCTGTCCAAATCTCTGCCGCCAAGTAAAGACATAACTCTGACCAGTGACGAAGAGGACGGTGCACCGGTCATCACAAGGGACCAGGACCTGGACAGTGAACCTGATTTCAAAGC TCCCGTGATCCATCAGACCAAAGCAAAGGTATCTTCTAGAGCTGTGGAGCCCAGAGCCGCGTCCATCTCCCTCACCCTGACTCCAGCGGCAGAACAGCCTGGGAGACCACATGAGAAGAAGAGCAGTCCGTCACGAGCTGAGGATTCAGACACTGACCCCGAGGCACCGGTGGCACAGCAGATGCTCTCCTTTGTGATGGATGATCCTGACTTTGAGTCTGAAGCCTCTGACACTCCTAAAGTAGTTAAG TCCACCTTCCCAGTCCGGGACGAGCTGCTGTCCGACCTCTCTGATGACGAGGAAAAGTTGGTGAAGGTCCCAGAGCCGATGAAGCCATCGTCCATCTCTTTCAAACACAAGGACGACGCAGATCTGTTTGGACTCGGCTTCTCAGAGGAAGTCCGCGCAGCTAAAGAGAGCAGCGAGGAGCAGGAAG AGAAAGAAGGCAAGCATTCCTCcaaagacaagaagaaaaagaagaagaagagcaaagaG gaggaggaggacaagagtaagaagaaacacaaacacaggaaaaaGGAGAAGGACGAGGCGGGCGCTGCCGAggcaaaggagaagaagaagaagaagtcccGGAGCAAGAAAACGGACGTGGACGAGCTGGAGGACTTTCTGGGTGGAGGGACGGGAACCGTCAAACGAGACGACGGCGACTACGAGGAACTATAA
- the rabl6b gene encoding rab-like protein 6 isoform X4 yields the protein MFSALKKLVGSEPGQLRDKNIPAGLQSMNQSLQRRFAKGVQYNMKIVIRGDRNTGKSTLWHRLQGKKFVEEYIPTQEIQATSIHWNYKTTDDVVKVEVWDVVDKGKGKRRGENLKLENEPQESDEVALDAEFLDVYKNCNGVIMMFDITKQWTFSYILRELPKVPTHVPVCVLGNHRDMGEHRVILPDDIRDLIAGLNRPMGSSYIHYAESSMKNGFGLKYLHRFFNIPFLQLQRETLLRQLETNQLDMDATLEELTVQQETEDQNYDIFLENLETRSKGYGSPGAANGQSPSSGSQSPIVPPSGASTGSSSPSTPQPPIPCQALPQSPFTTASTASPPPPAPAAVRAASPTSELKSSAQSPEHLQSSASAASAPQKRSFMSRWFGSSAATEAPATAQDEAPAPVCPTTVRSVDDFVPDERLDKSFLEDSQPSKTKPQPPVTVDSDSDNEDRGNPMVSAFQDELDPDDTVPSLPLSKSLPPSKDITLTSDEEDGAPVITRDQDLDSEPDFKAPVIHQTKAKVSSRAVEPRAASISLTLTPAAEQPGRPHEKKSSPSRAEDSDTDPEAPVAQQMLSFVMDDPDFESEASDTPKVVKSTFPVRDELLSDLSDDEEKLVKVPEPMKPSSISFKHKDDADLFGLGFSEEVRAAKESSEEQEEKEGKHSSKDKKKKKKKSKEEEEDKSKKKHKHRKKEKDEAGAAEAKEKKKKKSRSKKTDVDELEDFLGGGTGTVKRDDGDYEEL from the exons ATGTTCTCGGCTTTGAAGAAGCTAGTGGGTTCTGAGCCGGGCCAGCTCAGGGATAAGAACATCCCTGCTGGCCTGCAGTCCATGAACCAAAGTCTGCAGAGACGCTTCGCAAAAGGCGTCCAGTACAACA TGAAAATAGTCATCCGGGGCGACAGGAACACTGGCAAGAGCACTTTATGGCACCGACTGCAGGGGAAGAAGTTTGTCGAGGAGTACATTCCCACTCAGGAGATCCAGGCCACCAGTATCCACTGGAATTATAAAA CGACTGATGATGTGGTCAAGGTGGAAGTGTGGGACGTGGTAGACAAGG GTAAAGGCAAAAGGCGCGGCGAGAATCTGAAACTGGAAAATGAGCCGCAAGAG TCAGATGAAGTTGCGCTGGACGCTGAGTTCCTGGATGTGTACAAGAACTGCAATGGTGTGATCATGATGTTTGACATCACCAAGCAGTG GACATTCAGCTACATTCTGAGGGAGCTGCCCAAAGTGCCCACACATGTACCTGTGTGTGTACTGGGAAACCACAGGGACATGGGAGAACATCGGGTCATCCTGCCAGATGACATTCGAGACTTGATTGCTGGACTCAACAG GCCGATGGGATCGTCCTATATCCACTATGCCGAGTCGTCAATGAAGAACGGATTTGGTTTGAAGTACCTGCACAGGTTCTTCAACATCCCCTTTCTTCAGCTCCAG AGGGAGACGCTGTTGAGGCAGCTTGAAACCAACCAACTGGACATGGACGCCACTCTGGAAGAGCTCACTGTACAGCAGGAAACTGAAGACCAAAACTATGACAT TTTCCTGGAAAATCTGGAAACTCGCAGCAAAGGCTATGGCTCCCCGGGTGCAGCCAACGGTCAGAGCCCCTCCTCTGGCTCACAGTCTCCCATCGTGCCTCCCAGCGGGGCTTCCACGGGCAGTTCCAGTCCTAGCACTCCTCAACCTCCGATCCCATGCCAGGCACTCCCTCAGTCACCATTCACAACAGCATCCaccgcctctcctcctcctccggctccAGCAGCAGTCAGAGCAGCTTCCCCGACTTCTGAATTGAAATCCTCAGCCCAGTCGCCCGAGCACCTCCAGTCCAGCGCTTCAGCTGCATCAGCCCCACAGAAACGCAGCTTCATGTCTCGCTGGTTTGGTTCCTCTGCTGCTACTGAGGCTCCTGCCACAGCACAAG ATGAGGCCCCAGCTCCCGTGTGCCCTACTACTGTTCGCAGTGTGGATGATTTTGTTCCAGATGAGAGGCTGGACAAGAGTTTCCTGGAAGACAGTCAACCTTCCAAAACCAAGCCTCAGCCACCTGTGACTGTGGACAGTGACAG TGATAATGAGGACAGAGGGAACCCCATGGTGTCAGCTTTCCAAGACGAGTTGGATCCGGATGACACTGTCCCCAGCCTCCCTCTGTCCAAATCTCTGCCGCCAAGTAAAGACATAACTCTGACCAGTGACGAAGAGGACGGTGCACCGGTCATCACAAGGGACCAGGACCTGGACAGTGAACCTGATTTCAAAGC TCCCGTGATCCATCAGACCAAAGCAAAGGTATCTTCTAGAGCTGTGGAGCCCAGAGCCGCGTCCATCTCCCTCACCCTGACTCCAGCGGCAGAACAGCCTGGGAGACCACATGAGAAGAAGAGCAGTCCGTCACGAGCTGAGGATTCAGACACTGACCCCGAGGCACCGGTGGCACAGCAGATGCTCTCCTTTGTGATGGATGATCCTGACTTTGAGTCTGAAGCCTCTGACACTCCTAAAGTAGTTAAG TCCACCTTCCCAGTCCGGGACGAGCTGCTGTCCGACCTCTCTGATGACGAGGAAAAGTTGGTGAAGGTCCCAGAGCCGATGAAGCCATCGTCCATCTCTTTCAAACACAAGGACGACGCAGATCTGTTTGGACTCGGCTTCTCAGAGGAAGTCCGCGCAGCTAAAGAGAGCAGCGAGGAGCAGGAAG AGAAAGAAGGCAAGCATTCCTCcaaagacaagaagaaaaagaagaagaagagcaaagaG gaggaggaggacaagagtaagaagaaacacaaacacaggaaaaaGGAGAAGGACGAGGCGGGCGCTGCCGAggcaaaggagaagaagaagaagaagtcccGGAGCAAGAAAACGGACGTGGACGAGCTGGAGGACTTTCTGGGTGGAGGGACGGGAACCGTCAAACGAGACGACGGCGACTACGAGGAACTATAA
- the imp4 gene encoding U3 small nucleolar ribonucleoprotein protein IMP4: protein MLRREVRLRREYLYRKAQEDRLRTIEEKKQKLKGALEENRLLPTEVRKEALQLQKLLEYDDEGADGVSSHVDDEYKWAGVEDPKIMVTTSRDPSSRLKMFAKEVKLMFPGAQRMNRGNHEISALVRASKANNVTDLIIVHETRGQPDGLVVCHLPFGPTAYFTLYNVVMRHDVPDIGTMSEAYPHLIFHNFSSRLGKRVSNILKYLFPVPKDDSRRVITFANQDDFISFRHHTYKKTDHKNVELTEVGPRFEMKLYMIKLGTLENESTADVEWRHHAYTHTAKKRRFLSIE from the exons ATG TTGCGTCGAGAAGTGAGACTGAGGCGAGAGTATCTGTACAGGAAGGCACAGGAGGACCGCCTTCGGACGATagaggagaagaagcagaagctgaagggTGCCCTGGAAG AGAATCGTCTCCTCCCAACTGAGGTCCGTAAAGAAGCTCTCCAACTTCAGAAACTCCTCGAGTATGATGATGAAGGGGCAGATG GGGTCAGCTCACACGTGGACGACGAGTACAAATGGGCTGGAGTTGAAGACCCTAAAATCATGGTCACCACGTCCAGAGACCCCAGCTCTCGACTGAAGATGTTCGCTAAG GAGGTGAAGCTGATGTTCCCTGGAGCTCAGCGAATGAACAGAGGGAACCACGAGATATCTGCACTGGTGCGGGCCAGCAAAGCCAACAATGTCACAGACCTCATAATCGTGCACGAAACTAGAGGGCAGCCAG ACGGTCTGGTGGTCTGCCATCTTCCATTTGGGCCCACAGCTTATTTCACTCTTTACAACGTGGTGATGCGGCACGACGTTCCAGACATAGGCACCATGTCGGAGGCCTACCCCCACCTAATATTTCACAACTTCTCATCCCGGCTCGGCAAGAGG GTGTCCAATATCCTTAAGTATCTGTTTCCAGTGCCAAAAGACGACAGTCGGCGAGTAATCACGTTCGCCAACCAAGATGACTTCATTTCTTTCAG ACACCACACCTACAAGAAAACAGATCACAAAAACGTTGAGCTGACTGAAGTGGGCCCACGCTTTGAAATGAAGT TGTACATGATCAAACTGGGCACCCTGGAGAACGAGAGCACGGCTGATGTGGAATGGCGACACCATGCGTACACACACACGGCCAAGAAACGGCGGTTCCTGAGCATCGAGTGA